A segment of the Pedobacter faecalis genome:
TGCGCGGCGTAACGCTTGCTCATGATAAAGATGAGGTGGTTGGCATGATTGCTGTGGATAATCCTGATAGCACCGTACTTGTGGTCTCAGAAAAAGGTTATGGTAAACGTACTGATATAGATGATTATCGCGTTACTAACAGAGGCGGTAAGGGTGTTAAGACCATCAATATTACCGATAAGACCGGGGATTTGGTTGCCATAAAGGCCGTTACAGATGCAGATGACCTGATGATTATTAACAGATCCGGTATTGTGATCAGGATAGTTGTAAGTGAACTAAGGGTGATGGGTCGTGCTACACAGGGCGTAAAGCTCATCAACCTGAAGGGAAATGATGAGATTGCATCTGTCGCACAGATTGAACATGAGGACGAGGAGGTTGAAGAGGGAGGTTCTGACGTTACGGAACAAGCGCCCGAAGACGATAACGCTAACAGCGACACTGAAACTAATGACGAGGAATAGATAAATTAAACGTTGAACTAATAATTAACAAAATGAAGAAAATACTTTTAGTTTTACTTTGTGCAGGAGTAGCATCCATTGCAAATGCACAAAAAAATGAAGTAACTGCTGCAAAAAGTGCCTGGGTGCTTCTTGCCAACAGTGGCGCCAAAACTTTGCCGGAAACGCTTAAAATGATTGAAGACGGCTTGGCGCATACCGATAAGGCAATTGCTCACGAGAAAACAAAAGAAAATGCTGAAGCATGGTCTTACCGTGCACTTCTTGCGTCGCGCGCCGCGCTGATAGATACGCTTGATTTCGCTAACTCCAAAGCAAAGCAGATTATCGCTGAAGAGGCCATTGAAAAAGCAACGACTTTTGATAAGAAAGGCGACGAGAAAGAGAACCTTCAGAACGCTAAGCTCAATATTGAGGACGCAGTAAGAAACCGAGGCGTTTTTGCTTATCGTAAAAAAGACCTCCCTACAGCACTTGAATCATTTAACGAGGTAACCAAGCGCAATCCGCAGGACACTTTTATGTTCGTAAATGCTGCAGTAATTGCGAGAGAGCTAAAAAACTATCCCGAGGTTGCGCGGAATTATAAGGCAGCCATAGCGCTTAATCACCCAGAGAGTAATATTCTGTATAAAGATCTCATTGGCATTCAGTTTAGAGAGCTCAAAGACAGTGCGGCTGCAATCGCCTTGATTCAGGAAGCGTCAGCTAAATATCCAGAAGACAGCGATCTGATCGGTATGGAAACTGATTACTATATGAAGAAAGGCGACATGGCAAAGTCTCAGGCGATGTTGACTAAGCTTATAGAAAAGAATCCCCAAAACGATACCTATCAGGTGATTATGGGCGACACTTACTTCAAACAGGCTACTGATATCCAAGATCAAAGGAATAAAGTTGATCCTAAGAAAGTGAAAGAATTTAATGAGCTTGGCGTACAAATGAAGAAGTTGTTAGATCAGTCGTTGCCTTATTATAAGGCGGCTGTAGCAATTAACCCAAAGAATGAGATAGCGCTGGATAAATTAAAGTCGATCTACTTCTTTAAGGATGACAAAGCCAATCTCGACGCGGTTCAAAAGCAAATAGATGCGTTGAAATAAGACGTTAAAACATCAGAATATAAAGAGGGACGTTATTCCCTCTTTTTTTTTAAATTTGTATTATGAGTAAGCTATCATTTCTTCAGATTCTGTTAATATCATTGTTCGCTTCGGTTACAGCATTCGGTCAGAGAAGCCAGGTTAAGATTGCGAGAAACAGTATAGGGAAATTACAGGTCGCCATTAACGCCAAGGAGGATGCTAAGAAGCAACTCAGCATACTAGGAGAGGGGATCAAGGCCAGTGAGGCGGCGCAGAATGATAGAAAAACAAAGAAGTGGCCGGAGACATGGGCAATTAAGGCTTATCTTAGTTCCTATATTTCTATCATAGATACAGACGAAGGCAACGCAGAACGTTATTATACGATCGCAAATGAGGCGATTGATTCTGCAAGACGACTCGATAAATTCCAAGCCAATTCCAGACTGATCGATGCGGCAATATATAACGTGAACATCAGGAAGCAGAATAAAGCGGCGGTTGCATTCTCAAATAATGACTTCTCTACGGCGTATAAAATGCTGAAAGAAGTCAGTGACTTTTTTCCGAAAGATACTGCGCTTGCTATTAATACAGCTATAGCCGCACAAAACGTGCAAGATTATGATAATGCGCTGGTATATTACAAACGAGCAAAGGAAAACGGCGTTCGCAATCCCTTGCTTTTCCAAAACCTGGCCAGAATTTACACCTCAAAATTTGAGAACGAGCTGGCTATCCGTACGTTAGAAGATGGACTCAGAATGAATCCACACGATCAGGGACTCACAAGTAATTATATCAATACTTTACTTGACAATGAGCGCTACGCAACGGCCATAAAAGTCATTGAATCCACGTTGAAAGCAGATACCAAAAATAAACTGCTGTACTTCCTTTACGGATACCTCCATCAGAATAACAAGAATTTCAGCACGGCGGAACTAGCATATAACAGAGCGCTTGAACTGGACGAAAATTATTTCGATGCCTTATACCAAATCGGTCTCGCATACATACAGTCTGCGAACGAAGCGCTTAAAACGTCGGCAGCTGATAAAAATCAACAATTTGCATCACTAATCAATCGCGCAGAAGTTTCTCTGTTGCAGGCGCATGAGATCAATCAAAACGACAGAGCTACCGTACAGTTGCTAATGGACATTTATTCCAGGAAAAATCGCCTAGACAGAGTGCAGGAGTTAAAGTCTAAGCTGGAAGAATTCTAAGCATAGCGGATACGTTAGTTAACATAATATAAATTATGGCCTAATAGTTATTAAAGACGTTCATGCTGAATCGCCCAATCCGTAGTATTCACGACTTTCTGCTTAGCACATACTTTGCAGACG
Coding sequences within it:
- a CDS encoding tetratricopeptide repeat protein; its protein translation is MKKILLVLLCAGVASIANAQKNEVTAAKSAWVLLANSGAKTLPETLKMIEDGLAHTDKAIAHEKTKENAEAWSYRALLASRAALIDTLDFANSKAKQIIAEEAIEKATTFDKKGDEKENLQNAKLNIEDAVRNRGVFAYRKKDLPTALESFNEVTKRNPQDTFMFVNAAVIARELKNYPEVARNYKAAIALNHPESNILYKDLIGIQFRELKDSAAAIALIQEASAKYPEDSDLIGMETDYYMKKGDMAKSQAMLTKLIEKNPQNDTYQVIMGDTYFKQATDIQDQRNKVDPKKVKEFNELGVQMKKLLDQSLPYYKAAVAINPKNEIALDKLKSIYFFKDDKANLDAVQKQIDALK
- a CDS encoding tetratricopeptide repeat protein; the protein is MSKLSFLQILLISLFASVTAFGQRSQVKIARNSIGKLQVAINAKEDAKKQLSILGEGIKASEAAQNDRKTKKWPETWAIKAYLSSYISIIDTDEGNAERYYTIANEAIDSARRLDKFQANSRLIDAAIYNVNIRKQNKAAVAFSNNDFSTAYKMLKEVSDFFPKDTALAINTAIAAQNVQDYDNALVYYKRAKENGVRNPLLFQNLARIYTSKFENELAIRTLEDGLRMNPHDQGLTSNYINTLLDNERYATAIKVIESTLKADTKNKLLYFLYGYLHQNNKNFSTAELAYNRALELDENYFDALYQIGLAYIQSANEALKTSAADKNQQFASLINRAEVSLLQAHEINQNDRATVQLLMDIYSRKNRLDRVQELKSKLEEF